Genomic window (Escherichia fergusonii ATCC 35469):
ATGACCGGATCGAATTCCGGGAAATGCAGATAGCTACTGGTCATCTGTCACCACAAGTTATTGTTATCTCGCTGGAAAGGGTCAGCGAATGCAATGCGCACCGCAGGTTACAGGCGCTCCAAAGGTGCGAATAATAGCACAAGGGATCGGGCATATTGCCCGATTAGCTGTAAAAGTAATGCTTCGTTACGTTTTACAGACGGGCTTTTAAAGCCCGCCACGTATCAGTCCGCCTAAGCCGCGCCGCTCCATAAATGCCGCCACCTGATGACGAACTTCGGTTGCCAGTTGCGCTTCCAGACTCCGTTCAGCAAGGTTTTTAGCATCGTCATAATCGATGTTACGCAGAAGATACTTCACGCGGGCAATCGAGCGACCATTCATAGAGAGATGTCGATACCCCATACCAATCAGAATAGCCACACACATCGGATCGCCCGCCATTTCACCACACAGGCGAAGATCGATACCGTATTTCTCCGCTTCCTGAGCAATTACCGCCAACACCCGCAACATTCCAGGATGAAGGCTATCGTAGATATTCGCCACACGGGTATTGTTGCGATCAACCGCCAGAATGTACTGAGTGAGATCGTTCGTTCCCACTGAGATAAAGTCGATCCGGTTGGCCAGGTGCGGCAACATAAAGATCATTGATGGCACTTCCAGCATGATACCAATACGCGGTTTTGGGATCGCGTAACCGATCATTTCTTCAACTTCACGTCCGGCACGCTCAATTAAGCGACGTGCTTCATCTACTTCATCAATGCTGGTGACCATTGGCAGTAGAATGCTGAGATTTCCGGTGGCAGCATTAGCGCGCAGCATCGCACGCACCTGTACCAGAAAGATCTCCGGCTGGTCGAGGGTTATGCGAATCCCCCGCCATCCAAGACACGGATTCTCTTCACTGATGGGCATATAAGGCAGTTGTTTATCTGCACCAACATCCAGCGTTCGCAACGTAACAGGTTTATCGTTGAACATTTGCAACATTCCCTGATACTGCGCCACCTGCTCTTCTTCAGATGGAAAACCGCTTTGTAGCATAAAAGGGATTTCGGTACGGTACAGGCCGATACCGTCAATACGACTGCCTAATTTCTCTTCATGTTCCGGGCTTAAGCCAGCATTGAGCATGACTTTAATGCTTTCGCCGCTTTTCAGCTGTGCCGGGCGATTGACATCATCTTCGGCAATACGGCTAAGTTCGATTTCTTCGCTGATAAGACGCTGATATTCCTGAATTAAAACCGGTTCAGGATCAACTAATAATTCTCCGCGATAACCATCAACAATAAGCGTACGTTTATGAAGCACAGAGGGCTGTATATCGGCCCCCATGACAGTTGGAATACCTAACGCTCGCACCATAATCGCAGCATGAGAGTTTGCTGCGCCATCTCGCACCACAACACCTGCCAGACGATCCTGGGGAAGCTCTGCGAGCGTCGTCGCAGAAAGTTCATCAGCCACCAGGATAAAGCGCTCTGGCCAGGCATTGGTGGCCTGTACGGAATCGTCAAGATGGAATAATAAACGCTGCCCCAATGTACGTAAGTCGCCAGCGCGTTCTTTCAGGTAGTTATCGGTGAGTGCAGCAAACTGCTCGGCAAATTTTTCGATTACCGTTTTCACTGCCCACTCAGCAACCGAACCTTTATCCACTTCGGCAAATAGCTCACGGCGCAAGCGGGCATCAGAGAGCAAGTGGGAATAAAGGTCAAAGATGGCGGCAGTCTCTTTCTGCGCTCCGGCAGAAAAACGCTTACTGTAACGGCGAAATTCGTTTGCCGCCTCTTCCAGTGCTCCGGTCAGGCGCTCACGCTCCAGCGCCGGGTCGAGGGTAGAAGCCTGATAAACCTGTTCCATTAATGGCAGTGTTGCATCCTGCCAGCCTTCTGCAATCGCTACGCCCGGTGCCGCAGGCAAAGCACGGATTCGTGTCTGACGATACTGACCAAACAAGGCGGTCAATTGCGATTGAGAAAGAATGGCTGCCATTTGGGTGGCAAGCGTAACCAGGAAAGATTCTTCGCTTTCGTCGTATTGACGAATTTCCCGCTGCTGGACGACTAATACCCCCAGCAACTGCCGACGCTGAATAATTGGCACGCCAAGGAAGGCGCGAAAACGCTCTTCTTTAACCGAAGGAACATATTTAAAGCTGGGATGTTTTTGCGCATCTGCAAGGTTGATAGGTTCTGCCAGCCTGCCAACCAGGCCGACGATACCTTCATCAAACGCGAGCGCTACAGTGCGACCACGTGGTTTTTTCAGCCCCCGGGTCGCCATAAGGTAGTAACAACGGCGGTCATGATCGGCCAGATAGACCGAACAGACTTCGGTGTTCATCGCAAGACAGATGTCGGTGACCAGAATGTTCAGCGCCTCATTGAGGCGCGGAGCACTGGCAACTTTTTCGACTATTTCGCGCAGGCGAGTGAGCATGATTTGCGTGACTTAACCTCTTTTACGTCGATAAGCAGGTGAGTTTTGTGGCTTCGGCGTATTGTCCTGAAGCGCCATGACTACACTTGCAAACTCTTTCATCACCCTGCGGTAGACATCACGTTTAAATGACACCACCTGTCGGACGGGGTACCAGTAACTAACCCAGCGCCAACCGTCAAACTCTGGAGTACTGCTGGTTTGCATATTGATTTCCGCATCAGCGCTCATCAATTGCAAAAGGAACCACTTTTGTTTCTGGCCGATACACACCGGCTTTGTATCCCAACGCACCAAACGTTTCGGTAACTTGTAACGCAACCAGTTGCGAGTCGAGGCGAGGATCCGCACATCTTTGCGGCTTAATCCAACCTCTTCAAACAGTTCCCGGTACATCGCCTGTTCTGCTGATTCTCCTGGGT
Coding sequences:
- the ptsP gene encoding phosphoenolpyruvate--protein phosphotransferase; translation: MLTRLREIVEKVASAPRLNEALNILVTDICLAMNTEVCSVYLADHDRRCYYLMATRGLKKPRGRTVALAFDEGIVGLVGRLAEPINLADAQKHPSFKYVPSVKEERFRAFLGVPIIQRRQLLGVLVVQQREIRQYDESEESFLVTLATQMAAILSQSQLTALFGQYRQTRIRALPAAPGVAIAEGWQDATLPLMEQVYQASTLDPALERERLTGALEEAANEFRRYSKRFSAGAQKETAAIFDLYSHLLSDARLRRELFAEVDKGSVAEWAVKTVIEKFAEQFAALTDNYLKERAGDLRTLGQRLLFHLDDSVQATNAWPERFILVADELSATTLAELPQDRLAGVVVRDGAANSHAAIMVRALGIPTVMGADIQPSVLHKRTLIVDGYRGELLVDPEPVLIQEYQRLISEEIELSRIAEDDVNRPAQLKSGESIKVMLNAGLSPEHEEKLGSRIDGIGLYRTEIPFMLQSGFPSEEEQVAQYQGMLQMFNDKPVTLRTLDVGADKQLPYMPISEENPCLGWRGIRITLDQPEIFLVQVRAMLRANAATGNLSILLPMVTSIDEVDEARRLIERAGREVEEMIGYAIPKPRIGIMLEVPSMIFMLPHLANRIDFISVGTNDLTQYILAVDRNNTRVANIYDSLHPGMLRVLAVIAQEAEKYGIDLRLCGEMAGDPMCVAILIGMGYRHLSMNGRSIARVKYLLRNIDYDDAKNLAERSLEAQLATEVRHQVAAFMERRGLGGLIRGGL
- the rppH gene encoding RNA pyrophosphohydrolase, encoding MIDDDGYRPNVGIVICNRQGQVMWARRYGQHSWQFPQGGINPGESAEQAMYRELFEEVGLSRKDVRILASTRNWLRYKLPKRLVRWDTKPVCIGQKQKWFLLQLMSADAEINMQTSSTPEFDGWRWVSYWYPVRQVVSFKRDVYRRVMKEFASVVMALQDNTPKPQNSPAYRRKRG